Proteins encoded in a region of the Dreissena polymorpha isolate Duluth1 chromosome 6, UMN_Dpol_1.0, whole genome shotgun sequence genome:
- the LOC127835368 gene encoding perlucin-like protein has translation MCVGEKLIKKFPHGLITSHDYTVIKGIKEHQQDTTIKMSGLQLLFIGVAYLCSFTFGIKCPHGFEEYNHACYTVVKDAVAFVDAYRRCEAMNSYLLNVDSTPELNFLRKLVGRAGGWVQGFWTGGFYDTIRRTQGPQGRQGTWFWRKTDLNGRETVTQVTPDNTDVNWWGIDPFNNWYPAEHWLMLNTEKHWLMLNTDDFKLYGETYFVKLGYICETVAK, from the exons ATGTGTGTCGGAGAGAAACTTATAAAAAAGTTCCCACATGGGTTGATCACCAGTCACGATTACACAGTCATCAAG GGAATTAAAGAACATCAACAGGATACAACCATTAAGATGTCCGGATTGCAACTACTTTTCATCGGGGTAGCCTATCTCTGCTCTTTCACATTTGGAATAAAG TGCCCCCATGGCTTCGAGGAATATAACCATGCCTGCTACACTGTGGTCAAAGATGCTGTGGCCTTCGTCGATGCGTACCGCAGATGCGAGGCGATGAACAGCTACCTTCTGAACGTGGATTCCACTCCAGAGTTGAACTTTCTTAGAAAGCTTGTCGGACGTGCTGGCGGTT GGGTTCAAGGATTTTGGACAGGTGGATTTTATGATACGATTCGCAGAACCCAGGGGCCCCAGGGGAGGCAAGGGACGTGGTTCTGGAGGAAGACTGATCTTAATGGACGAGAAACAGTGACGCAAGTGACGCCAGATAATACTGACGTAAACTGGTGGGGAATTGACCCCTTCAATAACTGGTACCCCGCTGAACACTGGCTGATGCTTAATACCGAAAAACACTGGCTGATGCTTAATACCGATGACTTCAAGCTGTACGGTGAAACCTATTTCGTGAAGCTGGGGTACATTTGTGAAACTGTGGCTAAATAA